In Carassius auratus strain Wakin chromosome 36, ASM336829v1, whole genome shotgun sequence, the following are encoded in one genomic region:
- the LOC113055227 gene encoding liprin-alpha-2 isoform X11 — protein MMCEVMPTINEGDSVSSQRGSQNGTDAESNFEQLMVNMLDERDKLLESLRETQETLIQSQTKLQDVLHERDVLQRQLNSALPQEFATLTKELNLCREQLLEKEEEISELKAERNNTRLLLEHLECLVSRHERSLRMTVVKRQAPPPSGVSSEVEVLKALKSLFEHHKALDEKVRERLRVALERVTTLEGQLAAASQEVVMLRQRKDGQVDGDAVDRMDSSKPTWKRLPNGSIDVHDDTSRSLELQELLDKANKELAQNRERVSGLTNRMSELETELATARKDLVKSEELSTKHQRDIREAMAQKEDMEERITTLEKRYLAAQRETTSIHDLNDKLENELATKDSLYRQSEEKVRHLQELLELADQRLQQTMRKAETLPEVEAELAQRVAALTKAEERHGNIEERLRQLEAQLEEKNQELGRARQREKMNEEHNKRLSDTVDRLLTESNERLQLHLKERMAALEDKNGLIHDLENSQKQLEEFHHNKERLIGEIEKLRAELDHLKRRSGAFGDGTHSRSHVGSATDLRFSVVEGQGDHYSSTGVIRRAQKGRLVALRDEPTKDWDRSQPSSLRASRTHLMGSDTELSDLDDDDRETIFSSVDMMSPSGHSDAQTLALMLQEQLDAINEEIRMIQVERESADLRADEIESRVNSGSMDGLNVTLRPRSSIPTSVTALSLASSSPPVSGRSTPKLTSGSAAHELGIMTLPSDLRKHRRQVASPVEAREDKTTIKCETSPPSSPRSLRLDQMNFAQLTGSLEDGRGGNKKKGIKSSIGRLFFKKEKARLDQPLSRDGQMTPPVIPDFEMGIGDTMTLSKLGTQAERDRRMKKKHELLEDARRKGLPFAQWDGPTVVSWLELWVGMPAWYVAACRANVKSGAIMSALSDTEIQREIGISNPLHRLKLRLAIQEMVSLTSPSAPLTSHTSSGNVWVTHEEMENMATSTKMENEEGSWAQTLAYGDMNHEWIGNEWLPSLGLPQYRSYFMECLVDARMLDHLTKKDLRTHLKMVDSFHRASLHYGIMCLKRLNYDRKELERRREDFQHDLKDTLVWTNDHVMQWIQNIGLKEYSNNLLESGVHGALIALDETFDFSSLALILQIPMQNTQARQILEREFNNLLALGTDRRLEESDDKSFRRSPSWRKRFRLREGQGLGMMQGSIETLPAGFHLNTMSMSIPPSMAVPKKQLQPEVHSHYLYGHMLATYRE, from the exons GAGTTTGCTACCCTGACTAAGGAGCTGAATTTGTGTCGAGAGCAGCTTCTGGAAAAAGAGGAGGAGATATCTGAGCTTAAAGCAGAGAGGAATAATACCAGG CTTCTTTTGGAGCACTTAGAGTGTCTGGTGTCACGTCACGAGCGTTCCCTGAGGATGACTGTGGTGAAGAGGCAGGCTCCCCCACCGTCCGGGGTTTCCAGTGAGGTGGAGGTGCTCAAGGCTCTGAAATCCCTCTTTGAGCATCATAAAGCTCTGGAtgaaaaa GTGCGTGAAAGGTTACGGGTGGCTCTTGAAAGGGTGACTACATTAGAAGGACAGCTGGCAGCCGCCAGTCAGGAG GTGGTCATGTTGAGACAGAGAAAGGATGGACAAGTGGATGGGGATGCTGTGGACAGAATGGACAGCTCTAAACCTACATGGAAG AGGCTTCCCAACGGTTCCATCGATGTCCATGACGATACCAGCAggtctctggagctgcaggaacTTTTGGATAAGGCCAATAAGGAACTGGCCCAAAACAGAGAACGGGTCAGCGGCCTGACCAATCGCATGTCTGAGCTTGAGACTGAACTGGCTACGGCTCGCAAAGATCTAGTGAAGAGCGAGGAGCTGAGCACCAAACACCAGAGGGACATACGCGAG GCAATGGCACAGAAGGAGGACATGGAGGAGCGAATCACAACGTTAGAAAAACGTTACCTGGCCGCTCAGAGAGAAACCACCTCCATCCATGACCTGAACGACAAGCTAGAGAACGAGCTGGCCACCAAGGACTCACTTTACCGACAG AGCGAGGAGAAGGTACGACACCTTCAGGAATTGCTGGAGTTGGCGGATCAGCGGCTACAGCAGACCATGAGGAAGGCAGAGACTCTGCCCGAGGTGGAGGCTGAACTGGCCCAGAGAGTGGCCGCCCTCACCAAG GCGGAGGAGCGTCATGGAAATATCGAGGAGCGTTTACGCCAACTGGAGGCCCAGCTAGAAGAGAAGAACCAAGAATTGGGCAGG GCTCGGCAGAGGGAGAAGATGAACGAGGAGCATAACAAACGTCTGTCTGACACTGTAGACCGTCTCCTCACCGAGTCCAATGAACGGCTTCAGCTGCACCTGAAGGAGCGCATGGCTGCACTGGAGGACAAG AATGGACTCATCCATGACCTGGAGAATTCCCAAAAACAACTGGAAGAGTTCCATCACAACAAG GAGAGGCTTATTGGTGAGATTGAGAAGTTACGGGCTGAACTCGATCATCTGAAGCGCAGGAGCGGGGCATTTGGAGACGGAACACATTCTAG GTCTCATGTTGGCAGTGCCACAGACCTGCGCTTCTCAGTGGTGGAAGGTCAGGGTGATCACTACTCCTCCACAGGGGTCATACGACGGGCTCAGAAAGGTCGACTGGTGGCACTCAGGGATGAACCCACGAAG GATTGGGATCGCTCTCAGCCTTCCAGCTTGCGGGCGAGCCGTACTCACCTAATGGGAAGCGACACTGAGCTGTCGGACCTGGACGATGACGACCGCGAGACCATCTTCAGTTCAGTTGATATGATGTCCCCCAGCGGGCACTCAGACGCCCAGACGCTTGCCCTAATGCTACAAGAACAGCTAGATGCCATCAATGAAGAGATCAG AATGATCCAGGTAGAGAGAGAATCAGCAGATCTCCGGGCAGATGAGATTGAGAGTCGAGTGAACAGTGGCAGCATGGATGGCCTCAACGTGACACTGCGGCCACGCTCCTCTATCCCCACCTCCGTCACCGCCCTCTCTCTGGCCAGTTCATCGCCTCCCGTTAGCGGCCGATCCACACCCAAACTGACTTCCGGTTCAGCAGCCCACGAATTGGGCATCATGACCCTG CCTAGTGATTTAAGGAAACATCGCAGACAAGTGGCT TCCCCTGTGGAGGCCCGAGAGGACAAGACCACCATCAAGTGTGAGACGTCGCCCCCTTCCTCCCCCCGCAGTCTCAGACTAGACCAGATGAACTTCGCTCAGCTAACAGGAAGCCTTGAGGATGGCCGAGG gGGCAACAAAAAGAAAGGCATAAAGTCCTCTATTGGCCGTCTCTTTTTCAAGAAGGAAAAAGCACGTTTAGATCAGCCTTTGAGCAGGGACGGCCAGATGACGCCACCTGTCATTCCAG ATTTTGAGATGGGCATTGGAGATACCATGACCTTGAGCAAACTGGGCACACAAGCAGAGCGAGACCGCAGGATGAAGAAAAA ACATGAACTGCTGGAGGATGCTAGGAGGAAAGGGCTTCCTTTTGCTCAGTGGGACGGCCCAACTGTGGTCTCCTGGCTCGAG CTGTGGGTGGGCATGCCAGCTTGGTACGTGGCAGCGTGTCGTGCCAACGTGAAGAGCGGTGCCATCATGTCAGCACTATCAGACACAGAGATTCAGCGAGAGATCGGCATCAGTAACCCACTGCATCGGTTGAAGCTGAGGCTAGCCATTCAAGAAATGGTGTCACTGACGAGTCCGTCAGCTCCTCTCACCTCACACACA TCTTCCGGAAACGTGTGGGTGACTCACGAGGAGATGGAAAACATGGCAACCTCGACCAAAATG GAGAACGAGGAAGGAAGCTGGGCTCAG ACACTGGCGTATGGTGACATGAACCACGAGTGGATTGGGAATGAGTGGCTGCCCAGTCTCGGCCTGCCTCAGTACCGCAGCTACTTCATGGAGTGCTTAGTAGATGCTCGTATGTTGGACCACCTAACTAAGAAAGATCTGCGAACTCATCTCAAGATGGTGGACAGCTTCCACCG GGCTAGTTTGCATTACGGCATCATGTGCTTAAAAAGGCTGAACTATGACAGGAAGGAGCTGGAGCGAAGAAGAGAGGATTTTCAACATGATCTCAAAG ATACCCTGGTGTGGACCAATGATCACGTGATGCAGTGGATTCAGAATATCGGTCTGAAAGAGTACAGTAATAACCTGCTGGAAAGTGGTGTACATGGAGCTCTCATTGCCCTGGATGAGACGTTTGACTTCAGCAGCTTGGCCCTCATTCTACAGATCCCCATGCAGAACACTCAG GCCAGGCAGATTCTGGAGAGGGAATTTAATAACCTCTTAGCATTGGGAACTGATCGACGCCTGGAAGAG AGTGATGACAAGTCATTCCGAAGGTCTCCATCGTGGCGTAAGCGCTTCAGGCTGAGAGAAGGCCAGGGCCTGGGTATGATGCAAGGATCCATAGAGACTCTTCCCGCTGGCTTCCACCTCAACACCATGTCCATGTCCATTCCCCCCTCTATGGCTGTACCCAAGAAACAGCTGCAACCAGAAG TGCATTCCCACTACCTGTACGGACATATGCTTGCGACCTATCGAGAATGA
- the LOC113055227 gene encoding liprin-alpha-2 isoform X10 has protein sequence MMCEVMPTINEGDSVSSQRGSQNGTDAESNFEQLMVNMLDERDKLLESLRETQETLIQSQTKLQDVLHERDVLQRQLNSALPQEFATLTKELNLCREQLLEKEEEISELKAERNNTRLLLEHLECLVSRHERSLRMTVVKRQAPPPSGVSSEVEVLKALKSLFEHHKALDEKVRERLRVALERVTTLEGQLAAASQEVVMLRQRKDGQVDGDAVDRMDSSKPTWKRLPNGSIDVHDDTSRSLELQELLDKANKELAQNRERVSGLTNRMSELETELATARKDLVKSEELSTKHQRDIREAMAQKEDMEERITTLEKRYLAAQRETTSIHDLNDKLENELATKDSLYRQSEEKVRHLQELLELADQRLQQTMRKAETLPEVEAELAQRVAALTKAEERHGNIEERLRQLEAQLEEKNQELGRARQREKMNEEHNKRLSDTVDRLLTESNERLQLHLKERMAALEDKNGLIHDLENSQKQLEEFHHNKERLIGEIEKLRAELDHLKRRSGAFGDGTHSRSHVGSATDLRFSVVEGQGDHYSSTGVIRRAQKGRLVALRDEPTKILPMVEQDWDRSQPSSLRASRTHLMGSDTELSDLDDDDRETIFSSVDMMSPSGHSDAQTLALMLQEQLDAINEEIRMIQVERESADLRADEIESRVNSGSMDGLNVTLRPRSSIPTSVTALSLASSSPPVSGRSTPKLTSGSAAHELGIMTLPSDLRKHRRQVASPVEAREDKTTIKCETSPPSSPRSLRLDQMNFAQLTGSLEDGRGGNKKKGIKSSIGRLFFKKEKARLDQPLSRDGQMTPPVIPDFEMGIGDTMTLSKLGTQAERDRRMKKKHELLEDARRKGLPFAQWDGPTVVSWLELWVGMPAWYVAACRANVKSGAIMSALSDTEIQREIGISNPLHRLKLRLAIQEMVSLTSPSAPLTSHTSSGNVWVTHEEMENMATSTKMTLAYGDMNHEWIGNEWLPSLGLPQYRSYFMECLVDARMLDHLTKKDLRTHLKMVDSFHRASLHYGIMCLKRLNYDRKELERRREDFQHDLKDTLVWTNDHVMQWIQNIGLKEYSNNLLESGVHGALIALDETFDFSSLALILQIPMQNTQARQILEREFNNLLALGTDRRLEESDDKSFRRSPSWRKRFRLREGQGLGMMQGSIETLPAGFHLNTMSMSIPPSMAVPKKQLQPEVHSHYLYGHMLATYRE, from the exons GAGTTTGCTACCCTGACTAAGGAGCTGAATTTGTGTCGAGAGCAGCTTCTGGAAAAAGAGGAGGAGATATCTGAGCTTAAAGCAGAGAGGAATAATACCAGG CTTCTTTTGGAGCACTTAGAGTGTCTGGTGTCACGTCACGAGCGTTCCCTGAGGATGACTGTGGTGAAGAGGCAGGCTCCCCCACCGTCCGGGGTTTCCAGTGAGGTGGAGGTGCTCAAGGCTCTGAAATCCCTCTTTGAGCATCATAAAGCTCTGGAtgaaaaa GTGCGTGAAAGGTTACGGGTGGCTCTTGAAAGGGTGACTACATTAGAAGGACAGCTGGCAGCCGCCAGTCAGGAG GTGGTCATGTTGAGACAGAGAAAGGATGGACAAGTGGATGGGGATGCTGTGGACAGAATGGACAGCTCTAAACCTACATGGAAG AGGCTTCCCAACGGTTCCATCGATGTCCATGACGATACCAGCAggtctctggagctgcaggaacTTTTGGATAAGGCCAATAAGGAACTGGCCCAAAACAGAGAACGGGTCAGCGGCCTGACCAATCGCATGTCTGAGCTTGAGACTGAACTGGCTACGGCTCGCAAAGATCTAGTGAAGAGCGAGGAGCTGAGCACCAAACACCAGAGGGACATACGCGAG GCAATGGCACAGAAGGAGGACATGGAGGAGCGAATCACAACGTTAGAAAAACGTTACCTGGCCGCTCAGAGAGAAACCACCTCCATCCATGACCTGAACGACAAGCTAGAGAACGAGCTGGCCACCAAGGACTCACTTTACCGACAG AGCGAGGAGAAGGTACGACACCTTCAGGAATTGCTGGAGTTGGCGGATCAGCGGCTACAGCAGACCATGAGGAAGGCAGAGACTCTGCCCGAGGTGGAGGCTGAACTGGCCCAGAGAGTGGCCGCCCTCACCAAG GCGGAGGAGCGTCATGGAAATATCGAGGAGCGTTTACGCCAACTGGAGGCCCAGCTAGAAGAGAAGAACCAAGAATTGGGCAGG GCTCGGCAGAGGGAGAAGATGAACGAGGAGCATAACAAACGTCTGTCTGACACTGTAGACCGTCTCCTCACCGAGTCCAATGAACGGCTTCAGCTGCACCTGAAGGAGCGCATGGCTGCACTGGAGGACAAG AATGGACTCATCCATGACCTGGAGAATTCCCAAAAACAACTGGAAGAGTTCCATCACAACAAG GAGAGGCTTATTGGTGAGATTGAGAAGTTACGGGCTGAACTCGATCATCTGAAGCGCAGGAGCGGGGCATTTGGAGACGGAACACATTCTAG GTCTCATGTTGGCAGTGCCACAGACCTGCGCTTCTCAGTGGTGGAAGGTCAGGGTGATCACTACTCCTCCACAGGGGTCATACGACGGGCTCAGAAAGGTCGACTGGTGGCACTCAGGGATGAACCCACGAAG ATCCTGCCGATGGTGGAGCAGGATTGGGATCGCTCTCAGCCTTCCAGCTTGCGGGCGAGCCGTACTCACCTAATGGGAAGCGACACTGAGCTGTCGGACCTGGACGATGACGACCGCGAGACCATCTTCAGTTCAGTTGATATGATGTCCCCCAGCGGGCACTCAGACGCCCAGACGCTTGCCCTAATGCTACAAGAACAGCTAGATGCCATCAATGAAGAGATCAG AATGATCCAGGTAGAGAGAGAATCAGCAGATCTCCGGGCAGATGAGATTGAGAGTCGAGTGAACAGTGGCAGCATGGATGGCCTCAACGTGACACTGCGGCCACGCTCCTCTATCCCCACCTCCGTCACCGCCCTCTCTCTGGCCAGTTCATCGCCTCCCGTTAGCGGCCGATCCACACCCAAACTGACTTCCGGTTCAGCAGCCCACGAATTGGGCATCATGACCCTG CCTAGTGATTTAAGGAAACATCGCAGACAAGTGGCT TCCCCTGTGGAGGCCCGAGAGGACAAGACCACCATCAAGTGTGAGACGTCGCCCCCTTCCTCCCCCCGCAGTCTCAGACTAGACCAGATGAACTTCGCTCAGCTAACAGGAAGCCTTGAGGATGGCCGAGG gGGCAACAAAAAGAAAGGCATAAAGTCCTCTATTGGCCGTCTCTTTTTCAAGAAGGAAAAAGCACGTTTAGATCAGCCTTTGAGCAGGGACGGCCAGATGACGCCACCTGTCATTCCAG ATTTTGAGATGGGCATTGGAGATACCATGACCTTGAGCAAACTGGGCACACAAGCAGAGCGAGACCGCAGGATGAAGAAAAA ACATGAACTGCTGGAGGATGCTAGGAGGAAAGGGCTTCCTTTTGCTCAGTGGGACGGCCCAACTGTGGTCTCCTGGCTCGAG CTGTGGGTGGGCATGCCAGCTTGGTACGTGGCAGCGTGTCGTGCCAACGTGAAGAGCGGTGCCATCATGTCAGCACTATCAGACACAGAGATTCAGCGAGAGATCGGCATCAGTAACCCACTGCATCGGTTGAAGCTGAGGCTAGCCATTCAAGAAATGGTGTCACTGACGAGTCCGTCAGCTCCTCTCACCTCACACACA TCTTCCGGAAACGTGTGGGTGACTCACGAGGAGATGGAAAACATGGCAACCTCGACCAAAATG ACACTGGCGTATGGTGACATGAACCACGAGTGGATTGGGAATGAGTGGCTGCCCAGTCTCGGCCTGCCTCAGTACCGCAGCTACTTCATGGAGTGCTTAGTAGATGCTCGTATGTTGGACCACCTAACTAAGAAAGATCTGCGAACTCATCTCAAGATGGTGGACAGCTTCCACCG GGCTAGTTTGCATTACGGCATCATGTGCTTAAAAAGGCTGAACTATGACAGGAAGGAGCTGGAGCGAAGAAGAGAGGATTTTCAACATGATCTCAAAG ATACCCTGGTGTGGACCAATGATCACGTGATGCAGTGGATTCAGAATATCGGTCTGAAAGAGTACAGTAATAACCTGCTGGAAAGTGGTGTACATGGAGCTCTCATTGCCCTGGATGAGACGTTTGACTTCAGCAGCTTGGCCCTCATTCTACAGATCCCCATGCAGAACACTCAG GCCAGGCAGATTCTGGAGAGGGAATTTAATAACCTCTTAGCATTGGGAACTGATCGACGCCTGGAAGAG AGTGATGACAAGTCATTCCGAAGGTCTCCATCGTGGCGTAAGCGCTTCAGGCTGAGAGAAGGCCAGGGCCTGGGTATGATGCAAGGATCCATAGAGACTCTTCCCGCTGGCTTCCACCTCAACACCATGTCCATGTCCATTCCCCCCTCTATGGCTGTACCCAAGAAACAGCTGCAACCAGAAG TGCATTCCCACTACCTGTACGGACATATGCTTGCGACCTATCGAGAATGA
- the LOC113055227 gene encoding liprin-alpha-2 isoform X12 translates to MMCEVMPTINEGDSVSSQRGSQNGTDAESNFEQLMVNMLDERDKLLESLRETQETLIQSQTKLQDVLHERDVLQRQLNSALPQEFATLTKELNLCREQLLEKEEEISELKAERNNTRLLLEHLECLVSRHERSLRMTVVKRQAPPPSGVSSEVEVLKALKSLFEHHKALDEKVRERLRVALERVTTLEGQLAAASQEVVMLRQRKDGQVDGDAVDRMDSSKPTWKRLPNGSIDVHDDTSRSLELQELLDKANKELAQNRERVSGLTNRMSELETELATARKDLVKSEELSTKHQRDIREAMAQKEDMEERITTLEKRYLAAQRETTSIHDLNDKLENELATKDSLYRQSEEKVRHLQELLELADQRLQQTMRKAETLPEVEAELAQRVAALTKAEERHGNIEERLRQLEAQLEEKNQELGRARQREKMNEEHNKRLSDTVDRLLTESNERLQLHLKERMAALEDKNGLIHDLENSQKQLEEFHHNKERLIGEIEKLRAELDHLKRRSGAFGDGTHSRSHVGSATDLRFSVVEGQGDHYSSTGVIRRAQKGRLVALRDEPTKDWDRSQPSSLRASRTHLMGSDTELSDLDDDDRETIFSSVDMMSPSGHSDAQTLALMLQEQLDAINEEIRMIQVERESADLRADEIESRVNSGSMDGLNVTLRPRSSIPTSVTALSLASSSPPVSGRSTPKLTSGSAAHELGIMTLPSDLRKHRRQVASPVEAREDKTTIKCETSPPSSPRSLRLDQMNFAQLTGSLEDGRGGNKKKGIKSSIGRLFFKKEKARLDQPLSRDGQMTPPVIPDFEMGIGDTMTLSKLGTQAERDRRMKKKHELLEDARRKGLPFAQWDGPTVVSWLELWVGMPAWYVAACRANVKSGAIMSALSDTEIQREIGISNPLHRLKLRLAIQEMVSLTSPSAPLTSHTSSGNVWVTHEEMENMATSTKMTLAYGDMNHEWIGNEWLPSLGLPQYRSYFMECLVDARMLDHLTKKDLRTHLKMVDSFHRASLHYGIMCLKRLNYDRKELERRREDFQHDLKDTLVWTNDHVMQWIQNIGLKEYSNNLLESGVHGALIALDETFDFSSLALILQIPMQNTQARQILEREFNNLLALGTDRRLEESDDKSFRRSPSWRKRFRLREGQGLGMMQGSIETLPAGFHLNTMSMSIPPSMAVPKKQLQPEVHSHYLYGHMLATYRE, encoded by the exons GAGTTTGCTACCCTGACTAAGGAGCTGAATTTGTGTCGAGAGCAGCTTCTGGAAAAAGAGGAGGAGATATCTGAGCTTAAAGCAGAGAGGAATAATACCAGG CTTCTTTTGGAGCACTTAGAGTGTCTGGTGTCACGTCACGAGCGTTCCCTGAGGATGACTGTGGTGAAGAGGCAGGCTCCCCCACCGTCCGGGGTTTCCAGTGAGGTGGAGGTGCTCAAGGCTCTGAAATCCCTCTTTGAGCATCATAAAGCTCTGGAtgaaaaa GTGCGTGAAAGGTTACGGGTGGCTCTTGAAAGGGTGACTACATTAGAAGGACAGCTGGCAGCCGCCAGTCAGGAG GTGGTCATGTTGAGACAGAGAAAGGATGGACAAGTGGATGGGGATGCTGTGGACAGAATGGACAGCTCTAAACCTACATGGAAG AGGCTTCCCAACGGTTCCATCGATGTCCATGACGATACCAGCAggtctctggagctgcaggaacTTTTGGATAAGGCCAATAAGGAACTGGCCCAAAACAGAGAACGGGTCAGCGGCCTGACCAATCGCATGTCTGAGCTTGAGACTGAACTGGCTACGGCTCGCAAAGATCTAGTGAAGAGCGAGGAGCTGAGCACCAAACACCAGAGGGACATACGCGAG GCAATGGCACAGAAGGAGGACATGGAGGAGCGAATCACAACGTTAGAAAAACGTTACCTGGCCGCTCAGAGAGAAACCACCTCCATCCATGACCTGAACGACAAGCTAGAGAACGAGCTGGCCACCAAGGACTCACTTTACCGACAG AGCGAGGAGAAGGTACGACACCTTCAGGAATTGCTGGAGTTGGCGGATCAGCGGCTACAGCAGACCATGAGGAAGGCAGAGACTCTGCCCGAGGTGGAGGCTGAACTGGCCCAGAGAGTGGCCGCCCTCACCAAG GCGGAGGAGCGTCATGGAAATATCGAGGAGCGTTTACGCCAACTGGAGGCCCAGCTAGAAGAGAAGAACCAAGAATTGGGCAGG GCTCGGCAGAGGGAGAAGATGAACGAGGAGCATAACAAACGTCTGTCTGACACTGTAGACCGTCTCCTCACCGAGTCCAATGAACGGCTTCAGCTGCACCTGAAGGAGCGCATGGCTGCACTGGAGGACAAG AATGGACTCATCCATGACCTGGAGAATTCCCAAAAACAACTGGAAGAGTTCCATCACAACAAG GAGAGGCTTATTGGTGAGATTGAGAAGTTACGGGCTGAACTCGATCATCTGAAGCGCAGGAGCGGGGCATTTGGAGACGGAACACATTCTAG GTCTCATGTTGGCAGTGCCACAGACCTGCGCTTCTCAGTGGTGGAAGGTCAGGGTGATCACTACTCCTCCACAGGGGTCATACGACGGGCTCAGAAAGGTCGACTGGTGGCACTCAGGGATGAACCCACGAAG GATTGGGATCGCTCTCAGCCTTCCAGCTTGCGGGCGAGCCGTACTCACCTAATGGGAAGCGACACTGAGCTGTCGGACCTGGACGATGACGACCGCGAGACCATCTTCAGTTCAGTTGATATGATGTCCCCCAGCGGGCACTCAGACGCCCAGACGCTTGCCCTAATGCTACAAGAACAGCTAGATGCCATCAATGAAGAGATCAG AATGATCCAGGTAGAGAGAGAATCAGCAGATCTCCGGGCAGATGAGATTGAGAGTCGAGTGAACAGTGGCAGCATGGATGGCCTCAACGTGACACTGCGGCCACGCTCCTCTATCCCCACCTCCGTCACCGCCCTCTCTCTGGCCAGTTCATCGCCTCCCGTTAGCGGCCGATCCACACCCAAACTGACTTCCGGTTCAGCAGCCCACGAATTGGGCATCATGACCCTG CCTAGTGATTTAAGGAAACATCGCAGACAAGTGGCT TCCCCTGTGGAGGCCCGAGAGGACAAGACCACCATCAAGTGTGAGACGTCGCCCCCTTCCTCCCCCCGCAGTCTCAGACTAGACCAGATGAACTTCGCTCAGCTAACAGGAAGCCTTGAGGATGGCCGAGG gGGCAACAAAAAGAAAGGCATAAAGTCCTCTATTGGCCGTCTCTTTTTCAAGAAGGAAAAAGCACGTTTAGATCAGCCTTTGAGCAGGGACGGCCAGATGACGCCACCTGTCATTCCAG ATTTTGAGATGGGCATTGGAGATACCATGACCTTGAGCAAACTGGGCACACAAGCAGAGCGAGACCGCAGGATGAAGAAAAA ACATGAACTGCTGGAGGATGCTAGGAGGAAAGGGCTTCCTTTTGCTCAGTGGGACGGCCCAACTGTGGTCTCCTGGCTCGAG CTGTGGGTGGGCATGCCAGCTTGGTACGTGGCAGCGTGTCGTGCCAACGTGAAGAGCGGTGCCATCATGTCAGCACTATCAGACACAGAGATTCAGCGAGAGATCGGCATCAGTAACCCACTGCATCGGTTGAAGCTGAGGCTAGCCATTCAAGAAATGGTGTCACTGACGAGTCCGTCAGCTCCTCTCACCTCACACACA TCTTCCGGAAACGTGTGGGTGACTCACGAGGAGATGGAAAACATGGCAACCTCGACCAAAATG ACACTGGCGTATGGTGACATGAACCACGAGTGGATTGGGAATGAGTGGCTGCCCAGTCTCGGCCTGCCTCAGTACCGCAGCTACTTCATGGAGTGCTTAGTAGATGCTCGTATGTTGGACCACCTAACTAAGAAAGATCTGCGAACTCATCTCAAGATGGTGGACAGCTTCCACCG GGCTAGTTTGCATTACGGCATCATGTGCTTAAAAAGGCTGAACTATGACAGGAAGGAGCTGGAGCGAAGAAGAGAGGATTTTCAACATGATCTCAAAG ATACCCTGGTGTGGACCAATGATCACGTGATGCAGTGGATTCAGAATATCGGTCTGAAAGAGTACAGTAATAACCTGCTGGAAAGTGGTGTACATGGAGCTCTCATTGCCCTGGATGAGACGTTTGACTTCAGCAGCTTGGCCCTCATTCTACAGATCCCCATGCAGAACACTCAG GCCAGGCAGATTCTGGAGAGGGAATTTAATAACCTCTTAGCATTGGGAACTGATCGACGCCTGGAAGAG AGTGATGACAAGTCATTCCGAAGGTCTCCATCGTGGCGTAAGCGCTTCAGGCTGAGAGAAGGCCAGGGCCTGGGTATGATGCAAGGATCCATAGAGACTCTTCCCGCTGGCTTCCACCTCAACACCATGTCCATGTCCATTCCCCCCTCTATGGCTGTACCCAAGAAACAGCTGCAACCAGAAG TGCATTCCCACTACCTGTACGGACATATGCTTGCGACCTATCGAGAATGA